TGCGAGCGCGCCGAGCACGGTGGCAATGATGGCGATCATGACCGAACCATAGCGCCCGGATACCCTGGACCGCATGGCGAGCTCGCACGGACGACGACGCTCCTCGGGTAAGAGACCGACGGATGCCGCGAAGAAGCGACCCTCCGCGAAGCCCTCCCCCGCCAAGCCCCGCCCTCGGAAGCCCGCCCCGGTCGCAGCTCCTGCGCGCGTCGAGCCCGTGGCATCCGGACCCTTCCGACTCGGCGCGATCCCCGGCGCGACCCCCGGAAAGTGGATCGACGTGTGGAAGGACCGGATGCCGGCCAACCCGCTCGAACTCGTGCCCATCGAAGTCGCAACGCAGCGCGGATCCCTCGACGACGGGTCGGTGGATGCCGCGCTCGTCCGGCTCCCCATGGACAACGACGGACTGCACGTGATCCCGCTGTACGACGAGCGCCCGGTCGTGGTCATGGCGAAGGACTCGCACCTCACTGCCGCCGACGAGCTCGAACTCACCGACCTCGCCGGCGAAGTCCTGATCGTCCCCGCCGACGACGTCCTCGGGATGGACATCGCGGGCACGATCACCCCGGCTTTCGCCCCACCGGCGACGACGGCCGACGCCATCGCGACGGTCGCGGCGGGGGTCGGCGTCGTCGTCGTCCCGATGTCGCTCGCACGACTGCACCGCCGACGCGATGCCGACTACCGCCCACTCCGCGGCGTCGCGCCTTCGTCCGTCGCCCTTGCGTGGCCCGTCGACGGCACGACGCCCGCCGTCGAAGCCTTCGTGGGCATCGTGCGGGGCCGCACGGCGAACTCGTCCCGCGGGTGACCTCGCGGGCGCGTGCCATAACTCCGCCTCAGCGGCGTGCCCACCCGATCGCCGCCGCGGATCTCCGGGCCAGGGCCCACATGCCGCGTCCAGCGAGGCGGAGTTATGGCCCGCACCGCCG
This genomic stretch from Microbacterium sp. SLBN-146 harbors:
- a CDS encoding LysR substrate-binding domain-containing protein produces the protein MASSHGRRRSSGKRPTDAAKKRPSAKPSPAKPRPRKPAPVAAPARVEPVASGPFRLGAIPGATPGKWIDVWKDRMPANPLELVPIEVATQRGSLDDGSVDAALVRLPMDNDGLHVIPLYDERPVVVMAKDSHLTAADELELTDLAGEVLIVPADDVLGMDIAGTITPAFAPPATTADAIATVAAGVGVVVVPMSLARLHRRRDADYRPLRGVAPSSVALAWPVDGTTPAVEAFVGIVRGRTANSSRG